The genomic stretch TTCTACAGGGCTGCAAGCCCCACACAGGCCCTAAACAAGCTCAGGCAGATTATGGATGAGTATGAAGTGTTCTTCGAGTTTGCGAGGGAGCCTGAAATAGAGGACCCACTCTTCCGGGAATTCTGGATGTTCGTCAAGAGCTGGTTCGCGAGCTACGAGCGCTTGCAGACTAGCTTGAGGACAAAGTACGGCCTGATGAGGCTCAAGAAGGAAGGGAGGCTCTATCATAGGCCCTCAGTTGTCCATTACTATGCTGCCTGGCTTTATGACAAGGACTTCAGCGAGCTTACTAAGGAAGAGCTCGAGAGTGCAAAGAAACAGTTAGTAAAGATTGTGAAAAAGTACTGGGACAACCCGGCAGTGAAAAAGACAAAAATTGGGGAACTGTTAAAGCAAAATGAATTGAGGGAGATGTACATAAGATTTCCAAAGGCCCCAGATAGTTATTTCACCTGGAGGATCCTTCAAAATTGATACATATCCACCGTCTAATTTTTTGGATACTGTTTGAAGCCATTTGATTACTTTTTTCTTTCTCAAGCCTCGCCCTTCAGGGCGGGGGAGGCCAGTCTCTAATCCTTTCAATGAATTCCCTAATTGGGATTAGCTTGGCATTTTCTATGTCAAGCGTGTAGAACTCAATTAAATCCCCGTATCTCTTTTTCAACCAATCCCTTAAAGTCAGCACGTCTTTGAGATAGATCATCAGCTGGGGATTTGGAATAACAATCCATGTCTTGAAACCTCTCTCAACCCTGCTTTCTGCAGTTTTTCTCAGCTTTATAAGAGGTATGCAAGTTCCATAGAGGGTTTCAACTTCTATTGCAACCTGTCCAAGTTTTTCATCATCAACGAAGACATCAATCTTAATATCTCCAAACTCTTTTTCTGTGGAGATTTTGATAGTATCCCCATTATCAAAAGGTAGATGCATGGATATGCCGAGCTTTCTGTTTAAGTACTCAACAACAAATGCCTTCAGTGCATAGTGTAGCAAACTTTCATTTTCACTCGGATTAACCAAAAGAGCTGTTAGAATTTTGTTACCATCTGCAGTAATGATATATTTCGTAAATCGTTCTAGTTTCTCCAAAAAAGAATTTTCTAAGCCAATAGCATACTCATCAAATGCAACTTTTTTATCGGGAGGTCTCTCATTAAATATTCCCCACATCAAATTGGGCAACTTAAATAACATATCTCTGTCACTAACTTTAATCTCCAAGAATCTTGGCAACTTTGTAAAAACTTTTTCTTTACTAAAATGAATGTTCCATAATTTCCTCTTTAGTTTTTGCAGGTTCTTAGCTTTTCCATAAAACACTAAGAATCCAAATCCCTGGGCGTATATTTCCCTCAATTTGTCGTATAAGGCCTTTTTAACTAATAATTCTTCTAGTTCTCTGGCTTCTTCTTTGGCTTTCTCTCTCCCAGTATCAACTTCGTCAACTTCTACCACACAAATAGAGTTTCCAGCCTTGATCTCATCAATTTTCTCCATAAGGTTTTTCGAGGATATGTGGATCGCA from Pyrococcus kukulkanii encodes the following:
- a CDS encoding recombinase family protein, with translation MRIKAVVYSRVSTGEQNPKAQLEVVLQYAQERGYEVVKILEEQTSGSTDPLERPVFKELLKFVKENNIGVIILYDLTRFYRAASPTQALNKLRQIMDEYEVFFEFAREPEIEDPLFREFWMFVKSWFASYERLQTSLRTKYGLMRLKKEGRLYHRPSVVHYYAAWLYDKDFSELTKEELESAKKQLVKIVKKYWDNPAVKKTKIGELLKQNELREMYIRFPKAPDSYFTWRILQN